Proteins from a single region of Kluyveromyces lactis strain NRRL Y-1140 chromosome C complete sequence:
- the HEM1 gene encoding 5-aminolevulinate synthase (uniprot|P78698 Kluyveromyces lactis KLLA0C15059g HEM1 5- aminolevulinate synthase mitochondrial precursor): MESVIRSSAKICPFMHSATGSMQSVKALKNANLPAIAQQCPFMGKAMEQRRGYASSASGASAAAAATATASTSASNSNSSVEASASADVVDHATKEASFDYQGLFDSDLAKKRMDKSYRFFNNINRLAKEFPMAHRKLEDDKVTVWCSNDYLALSKNQEVIEVMKKTLDKYGAGAGGTRNIAGHNKHALQLEAELATLHKKEGALVFSSCFVANDAVISLLGQKIKDLVIFSDELNHASMIVGIKHASTKKHIFKHNNLDQLEELLAMYPKSTPKLIAFESVYSMSGSVADIDKICDLAEKYGALTFLDEVHAVGLYGPHGAGVAEHCNFDAHRKAGIASPEFRTVMDRVDMITGTLGKSFGTVGGYVAGSLQLIDWVRSYAPGFIFTTTLPPAVMAGAAEAIRYQRSHLDLRQDQQRHTTYVKDGLADLGIPVMPNPSHIVPVLVGNPHLAKQASDILMDKHRIYVQAINFPTVARGTERLRITPTPGHTNDLSDILMDALEDVWSTLQLPRVRDWEAQGGLLGVGDPNHVPQPNLWTKDQLTLTNNDLHPNVKQPIIEQLEVSSGIRY; the protein is encoded by the coding sequence ATGGAATCTGTTATTCGTTCTTCTGCCAAGATCTGTCCATTTATGCACTCTGCCACTGGATCAATGCAGAGTGTCAAGGCTTTGAAGAATGCGAACTTACCAGCTATCGCTCAACAATGTCCATTTATGGGTAAGGCTATGGAACAACGTAGGGGTTATGCTTCTAGTGCTTCTGGAGCCTCTGCTGCCGCTGCCGCTACTGCTACTGCAAGCACAAGCGCTTCTAATTCTAATTCATCCGTTGAAGCTTCTGCTTCTGCAGATGTAGTCGATCATGCCACTAAGGAAGCGTCTTTTGATTACCAAGGTTTGTTCGATTCTGATTTGGCTAAGAAGAGAATGGATAAGTCTTACAGgttcttcaacaatatcAACCGTTTGGCTAAGGAGTTCCCAATGGCTCATAGAAAGCTAGAAGATGACAAGGTTACTGTTTGGTGTTCTAATGATTATTTGGCCTTATCTAAGAACCAAGAGGTCATTGAAGTGATGAAAAAGACATTGGATAAGTACGGTGCTGGTGCTGGTGGTACCAGAAATATTGCTGGTCATAATAAACACGCGTTGCAATTGGAAGCTGAATTGGCTACTTTACACAAGAAGGAAGGTGCCTTGGTTTTCTCCTCTTGTTTTGTTGCCAACGACGCTGTCATCTCATTGTTAGGTCAAAAGATCAAGGACTTGGTCATTTTCTCTGACGAATTAAACCACGCTTCTATGATTGTGGGTATCAAACATGCTTCGACCAAGAAGCACATTTTCAAGCATAACAACTTGGACCAATTGGAAGAGCTGTTGGCTATGTATCCAAAATCTACTCCAAAATTGATTGCATTCGAATCCGTTTACTCCATGTCTGGTTCCGTTGctgatattgataagatCTGTGATTTGGCTGAAAAGTACGGCGCTTTGACTTTCTTAGATGAAGTTCACGCTGTTGGTTTGTATGGTCCACATGGTGCAGGTGTCGCTGAACATTGCAACTTTGATGCTCACCGCAAGGCTGGTATTGCTTCTCCTGAATTCCGCACCGTTATGGATCGTGTTGATATGATCACTGGTACCTTGGGTAAATCTTTCGGTACTGTTGGTGGTTACGTTGCTGGTTCTTTGCAGCTAATTGACTGGGTGAGATCTTATGCTCCTGgtttcatcttcaccaCTACTTTACCACCTGCTGTCATGGCAGGTGCTGCTGAGGCTATCAGATACCAACGTTCTCATTTGGACTTGAGACAAGACCAACAAAGACATACAACCTATGTTAAAGACGGTTTAGCTGATTTGGGTATTCCAGTGATGCCAAACCCATCTCATATTGTTCCAGTTTTGGTTGGTAACCCTCACTTGGCCAAACAAGCATCTGATATCTTGATGGACAAGCATCGTATTTACGTCCAAGCCATCAACTTCCCAACTGTCGCTAGAGGTACCGAAAGGTTGAGAATTACCCCAACTCCGGGCCACACTAACGATCTATCTGACATCTTAATGGATGCTTTGGAAGATGTCTGGTCCACTCTACAATTACCAAGGGTACGTGACTGGGAAGCCCAAGGCGGTTTGTTGGGTGTTGGTGATCCAAACCACGTTCCCCAACCAAACTTATGGACGAAGGATCAACTGACTTTGACCAATAATGATTTGCATCCAAATGTTAAACAGCCAATCATCGAACAATTAGAAGTCTCTTCTGGTATTAGATACTAG
- the RTN1 gene encoding Rtn1p (similar to uniprot|Q04947 Saccharomyces cerevisiae YDR233C RTN1 reticulon gene member of the RTNLA (reticulon-like A) subfamily), with amino-acid sequence MSGVKVSEKSQCDILYWKNPVETGKVLGGALVALLVIKKVNLISLFLKLLYTVLFATASVEFLSKLILNKGLVTTYGIKECPDIAGTIKPYIDEALKQLPVYQAKFRKLVFASSPECSFKAAGVVYIAHKLISFLSLWTIALVSTLATFSVPILYKTYQKEIDAAVEQGVSVAKTKSSEYQKLVQEKATPYVKQLDEKLGPVSGFVKSKIPQSRVTPESTTAKLAADVPLESNEQSTATTSGASFPSVPKTDLKQSVQDVQDKVDDLSVDDLKQEIENNKALPAL; translated from the coding sequence ATGTCTGGTGTCAAGGTCTCAGAGAAGAGTCAATGCGATATTCTATACTGGAAGAATCCAGTTGAAACCGGTAAAGTCCTTGGTGGTGCTTTAGTTGCGTTGTTGGTTATCAAGAAAGTCAATTTGATTTCCTTGTTTTTGAAGCTGTTGTATACCGTTTTGTTTGCCACTGCTTCTGTCGAATTTTTAAGcaaattgattttgaataaagGTTTAGTTACAACGTATGGTATTAAGGAATGTCCAGATATTGCTGGTACCATCAAGCCATACATTGACGAAGCGTTAAAGCAATTACCTGTGTATCAGGCGAAGTTCAGAAAGTTGGTGtttgcttcttctccaGAATGCTCTTTCAAAGCAGCTGGTGTCGTTTACATCGCTCACAAGttgatttctttcttgtcCCTTTGGACCATTGCTCTTGTTTCTACTCTAGCCACTTTCTCTGTACCAATCTTGTACAAGACCTaccaaaaggaaattgatGCTGCTGTCGAACAAGGTGTGTCTGTTGCGAAGACCAAGTCTTCGGAATACCAAAAATTGGTCCAAGAAAAGGCTACTCCATACGTAAAGcaattggatgaaaagTTGGGTCCTGTCAGTGGATTTGTCAAGTCTAAGATCCCTCAATCAAGAGTTACTCCAGAATCCACAACTGCTAAATTGGCTGCTGATGTTCCTTTAGAATCCAATGAGCAATCTACTGCTACTACTTCCGGTGCCTCTTTCCCATCTGTGCCAAAGACTGATTTGAAGCAATCTGTCCAAGATGTTCAAGATAAGGTTGATGACCTTTCTGTCGATGACCTGAagcaagaaattgaaaacaacaaaGCTCTTCCAGCTTTATAA
- the LYS4 gene encoding homoaconitate hydratase LYS4 (highly similar to uniprot|P49367 Saccharomyces cerevisiae YDR234W LYS4 Homoaconitase catalyzes the conversion of homocitrate to homoisocitrate which is a step in the lysine biosynthesis pathway): MFRVQRLRMFSTSRALYAGQNMTEKIVQRHAVGLPEGKTVVSGDYVSIKPAHCMSHDNSWPVALKFMGLGASTIKNPRQVVNTLDHDVQNKSEKNLTKYKNIENFAKKHGIDFYPAGRGIGHQIMIEEGYAFPLTMTVASDSHSNTYGGIGALGTPIVRTDAAAIWATGQTWWQIPPVAQVELKGELPAGISGKDIIVALCGVFNQDQVLNHAIEFTGDSLDKIPIDYRLTIANMTTEWGALSGLFPVDNVLLDFYRNRLTKVGNNHPRINEARINELQAKSDSLQADPDAKYAKKLIIDLSTLTHYVSGPNSVKISSTVDDLSKQDIKVNKAYLVSCTNSRLSDLESAANVVCPSGDINQVHKVAEGVEFYIAAASSEVEAEARATGAWQKLLNAGCLPLPAGCGPCIGLGTGLLEEGQVGISATNRNFKGRMGSKDALAYLASPSVVAASAILGKIGSPAEVLGTKDPNFTGVVATVEDAPATSADGKDVADESGASGSVEILEGFPSEISGELVLCDADNINTDGIYPGKYTYQDDVPKETMAKVCMENYDPDFQTKANPGDILISGFNFGTGSSREQAATAILAKGIKLVVSGSFGNIFFRNSINNALLTLEIPALINMLRDRYKDAPKELTRRTGWFLKWDVSQAKVYVTEGSVNGPIVLEQKVGELGKNLQEIIVKGGLESWVKSQL; the protein is encoded by the coding sequence atgtTTAGAGTTCAACGATTACGAATGTTTAGCACGTCCCGTGCTTTGTATGCTGGACAGAACATGACTGAAAAGATTGTTCAGAGACATGCTGTTGGTTTACCCGAGGGGAAGACAGTTGTGTCTGGTGATTACGTTTCCATCAAACCTGCTCATTGTATGTCACATGACAATTCATGGCCTGTAGCGTTGAAGTTCATGGGTCTTGGTGCGTCCACTATTAAGAACCCAAGACAAGTGGTTAATACTTTGGATCATGATGTTCAGAATAAGAGTGAGAAGAATTTGACCAAATATAAGAACATTGAGAACTTTGCCAAGAAGCATGGGATCGATTTTTACCCCGCAGGTCGTGGTATTGGTCATCAGATCATGATCGAAGAAGGTTATGCGTTTCCGTTAACTATGACTGTGGCATCTGATTCTCATTCCAATACATACGGTGGTATTGGTGCGCTTGGTACTCCGATCGTGCGTACCGATGCAGCAGCCATTTGGGCCACTGGTCAAACTTGGTGGCAGATTCCTCCGGTGGCTCAAGTGGAGTTGAAGGGAGAGTTACCAGCTGGGATTTCCGGTAAAGATATCATTGTGGCTTTATGTGGTGTTTTCAACCAGGATCAAGTATTGAATCATGCCATCGAATTCACTGGTGACTCTTTAGATAAGATTCCTATCGATTATAGATTAACAATTGCCAATATGACCACCGAATGGGGTGCTCTTTCCGGGTTATTCCCAGTCGATAATGTGCTTCTTGATTTCTATCGCAACAGATTGACCAAGGTTGGAAACAACCATCCAAGAATTAACGAAGCCAGAATCAATGAGCTACAGGCTAAATCTGATTCTTTACAGGCAGACCCTGATGCTAAGTACGCtaagaaattgattatCGATTTATCCACTTTGACACATTACGTCAGTGGACCAAATTCTGTGAAAATCAGTTCCACCGTGGATGATCTTTCCAAACAGGATATTAAAGTCAACAAAGCTTATCTAGTTTCTTGTACCAACTCCAGATTAAGTGATTTGGAAAGTGCAGCAAATGTGGTTTGTCCAAGTGGTGACATCAACCAAGTTCACAAAGTGGCAGAAGGTGTGGAGTTCTACATTGCGGCCGCCTCTTCTGAAGTGGAAGCCGAAGCAAGAGCTACTGGTGCTTGGCAAAAGCTATTAAATGCCGGATGTTTGCCTCTTCCTGCAGGTTGTGGACCATGTATCGGTCTCGGAACTGGTTTGTTAGAAGAGGGCCAAGTCGGTATTTCTGCCACTAATAGAAATTTCAAGGGTAGAATGGGTTCTAAGGATGCATTAGCATATCTAGCGTCACCATCTGTGGTTGCTGCCTCCGCTATCTTGGGTAAGATTGGTTCCCCAGCCGAAGTTTTAGGTACAAAGGATCCAAATTTCACAGGTGTCGTGGCTACGGTAGAAGATGCCCCAGCTACTTCAGCTGACGGCAAGGATGTTGCTGATGAAAGTGGTGCTTCTGGTAGCGTAGAAATTCTAGAAGGTTTCCCAAGTGAAATTTCTGGTGAGTTGGTGCTCTGTGATGCTGACAACATCAACACTGATGGTATCTACCCAGGTAAGTACACATATCAAGATGATGTTCCAAAGGAAACTATGGCCAAGGTTTGTATGGAAAATTACGATCCTGATTTCCAAACCAAGGCAAACCCTGGAGATATTTTGATCTCTGGTTTCAACTTTGGTACAGGTTCTTCTCGTGAACAAGCAGCTACTGCTATCCTTGCTAAAGGGATTAAATTGGTTGTGTCTGGTTCTTTCGGTaacatttttttcagaaaCTCAATCAATAATGCATTACTTACCCTGGAGATTCCAGCCTTGATCAATATGCTAAGAGACAGATATAAAGATGCACCAAAGGAATTGACTCGTAGAACAGGATGGTTCTTGAAGTGGGACGTGTCACAAGCTAAAGTTTACGTGACCGAAGGTTCAGTAAACGGtccaattgttcttgaacaaaaagtCGGAGAACTAGGTAAGAACTTGCAAGAGATCATTGTTAAAGGTGGTTTAGAATCATGGGTCAAATCACAATTATAA
- the HEM3 gene encoding hydroxymethylbilane synthase (similar to uniprot|P28789 Saccharomyces cerevisiae YDL205C HEM3 Phorphobilinogen deaminase catalyzes the conversion of 4-porphobilinogen to hydroxymethylbilane the third step in the heme biosynthetic pathway localizes to both the cytoplasm and nucleus expression is regulated by Hap2p-Hap3p) — translation MESKETVRIGGRRSKLAVVQSEQVKVMIESKFSHIECPLLSVHTLGDQVQSKPLYSFGGKAVWTKELEDLLYKDDESRIDLIVHSLKDMPTLLPDGFELGGITKRVDPTDALVMPIGSPYSSLSELPDGSVVGTSSVRRSAQLKRKFPNLKFESIRGNIQTRLAKLDDPETPYKCIVLASAGLMRSGLDSRITQRFNADTMCYAVGQGALGIEIRKDDEKMKKILKEICDPSTTICCLAERSLLRTLEGGCSVPIGVVSNYDESTKVLTLKGIVINVEGTEWVEIEHKVTISNEREDSINCGKELAAKLTQNGAKEILDSINLDKIT, via the coding sequence ATGGAATCTAAAGAAACTGTTCGTATTGGTGGCAGACGTTCGAAGTTGGCTGTTGTTCAGTCTGAGCAAGTCAAAGTCATGATTGAGTCGAAATTTTCCCATATCGAATGTCCACTTCTATCTGTACACACTCTTGGCGACCAAGTTCAGTCTAAGCCCTTGTATTCTTTTGGTGGGAAGGCTGTGTGGACGAAAGAACTAGAAGATTTATTGTAcaaagatgatgaatctCGTATCGATCTGATTGTTcattcattgaaagatatgCCAACTCTTCTACCTGATGGATTCGAATTAGGCGGTATCACGAAACGTGTAGATCCTACAGATGCTCTAGTCATGCCAATTGGTTCTCCGTACAGTAGCTTGTCAGAGTTGCCTGACGGCTCGGTGGTCGGAACTTCATCAGTAAGAAGATCTGCTCaattaaagagaaaatTTCCAAACCTGAAATTCGAAAGTATCAGAGGTAATATTCAAACCAGGCTGGCGAAATTAGATGATCCAGAGACTCCTTACAAATGTATCGTTTTGGCCAGTGCCGGCCTAATGAGAAGTGGACTTGATTCTAGAATTACCCAGCGTTTTAATGCTGACACAATGTGCTACGCAGTCGGTCAAGGTGCGCTTGGTATTGAAATCAGAAAAGATGACgagaagatgaaaaaaattctaaaagaaatttgtGATCCTTCGACGACTATCTGCTGTCTAGCCGAGCGTTCTTTACTCAGAACTCTAGAAGGTGGTTGCTCAGTTCCAATTGGTGTTGTATCCAACTACGACGAAAGTACAAAAGTGTTAACCTTAAAAGGTATTGTTATCAACGTCGAAGGTACTGAATGGGTAGAAATCGAACATAAGGTCACCATTTCTAACGAAAGGGAAGATAGTATAAATTGTGGTAAAGAACTTGCTGCTAAACTAACCCAAAATGGTGCCAAAGAGATCTTAGACTCTATCAATCTTGACAAAATCACTTAA
- the PRP42 gene encoding mRNA splicing protein PRP42 (similar to uniprot|Q03776 Saccharomyces cerevisiae YDR235W PRP42 U1 snRNP protein involved in splicing required for U1 snRNP biogenesis contains multiple tetriatricopeptide repeats), with protein sequence MEDDLNLLGDQKLSEFSLLICKYPKSLHHWENLLNHLLLKASPISKSINKDLLQLVRSTYESLLYQFPFLENYHVEYGLLEYKLGNFGKFHAIFENALQYFNNRSLLIWVEYLKICNKIMPSDKQLFQKYAFAESYIGLHFFGAEFWHMYLNEIKLRCKTPQHYIRTLRKVIEIPLYEYSSFYDLWLQTIEDVKDLSQLRFYAEDKELWKKLKIDTQLNGRRGPHLQVAKKALKKVSKELFLVVQYEVMEIYELFESKITKRYYMSAEELIPHQEIIVWTKYFEYIREKKISDLIKLQFQRSVLPLAHYDHIWLQYANYLIDDLNDFIGAKNVMLQALSYVHKRSRIVTMLSSVLIRLGQISELHQLYDDISLAFSNDLTTSDDFEIFIDYIQFNLFLSSANSKSRFSGLTNNIEFSDNLLDVLMKKASKEDDHNRQYILLNMVNEMYERFPRALVETKVYQHIINSKWKSFLENPKFWYLYCSLVWYDNNITYLKRRKHIINDIIPSAAKYGKAVLSEVELFISNYLPDDMELFTEAYTNQGQMKVPI encoded by the coding sequence atggaAGATGATCTTAATCTATTAGGTGATCAAAAGCTATCTGAATTCAGTCTCTTAATATGCAAATATCCAAAAAGTTTGCACCATTGGgagaatcttttgaatcatttaTTGCTGAAGGCATCACCTATCTCAAAATCTATTAATAAAGACCTTCTTCAGCTAGTACGATCGACATATGAATCATTACTCTACCAGTTCCCCTTTTTGGAGAATTATCATGTCGAATACGGACTATTGGAGTATAAACTAGGGAATTTTGGTAAGTTTCACGCTATATTCGAGAATGCTCTTCagtatttcaacaataggTCATTGTTAATATGGGTAGAATACTTGAAGATCTGCAATAAAATTATGCCCAGTGATAAGCAACTTTTCCAAAAATATGCCTTTGCGGAATCCTACATTGGATTGCATTTCTTCGGTGCTGAATTTTGGCACATGTATCTTAACGAAATAAAACTGCGATGCAAGACACCGCAACATTACATTCGAACGTTAAGAAAAGTGATAGAAATACCGTTATATGAATATTCCAGTTTTTATGATTTGTGGCTACAAaccattgaagatgttaaAGATCTTTCACAATTAAGGTTCTATGCGGAAGATAAAGAGCTATggaaaaagttgaagataGACACACAATTGAATGGTCGCAGAGGCCCACATTTGCAAGTCGCCAAgaaagctttgaagaaagtttctAAAGAGTTATTCCTTGTCGTACAGTATGAAGTTATGGAGATATatgaattgtttgaaagtAAGATCACCAAAAGATACTACATGTCTGCGGAAGAACTTATTCCACACCAGGAAATCATCGTCTGGACGAAATATTTCGAATATATCagggaaaagaaaatttcaGACCTAATCAAGCTTCAGTTTCAGCGATCTGTGCTCCCTTTAGCTCATTATGACCATATATGGTTGCAGTACGCCAACTATTtaattgatgatttgaacgATTTCATTGGTGCCAAAAACGTGATGTTACAGGCTTTATCCTACGTTCACAAGCGTTCCAGGATTGTCACAATGTTATCCTCGGTTCTCATTAGATTAGGGCAGATTTCAGAACTCCATCAATtatatgatgatatttcacTCGCATTCTCAAATGATCTAACTACTTCCGATGATTTCGAAATATTCATTGACTACATACAATTCAACTTGTTCTTGAGTTCTGCCAATTCAAAAAGTCGCTTCAGTGGTTTAACAAACAACATCGAATTCTCCGACAATTTACTGGATgtattgatgaaaaagGCAAGTAAAGAAGATGATCATAACAGACAATACATTTTATTGAACATGGTAAATGAAATGTACGAGCGTTTTCCGCGTGCTTTAGTTGAAACTAAAGTTTATCAACACATAATCAATAGCAAATGGAAATCGTTCCTGGAAAATCCAAAGTTCTGGTACCTTTATTGTTCTCTAGTATGGTACGATAATAATATCACCTATTTAAAGAGGCGGAAGCATATTAtaaatgatatcattcCATCTGCTGCAAAGTATGGTAAGGCTGTTTTGTCTGAAGTAGAATTGTTTATTTCAAACTACTTGCCAGATGATATGGAACTCTTTACTGAAGCCTACACAAATCAGGGACAGATGAAAGTTCCTATTTAA
- the YCX1 gene encoding Ycx1p (weakly similar to uniprot|P47144 Saccharomyces cerevisiae YJR106W ECM27 Non-essential protein of unknown function), which translates to MPLYRRKLFVLTFYLGLTVIVGFAQLSDEVFRYVFSPLSLLTCFIALGIITSDYLTPNLTVISQELLFISDRISGMTLLALGNAIPDITSTYKAMKRGTTTLAIGESLGAIFFLLTVVIGSMLLVRNIKLSTPPESMPLNFGTEPDGLDIWDTIYYNRRQFLRDLFMFVFLILMNIFLLRDGKLAFWECFLMCVAYCVYATYLIISTRHSDASNLDENIEPLVITDHTIHEDTNMERFLRTVQDRRKEIRKKIRKYLRKNYTGWANLKLNDTLDLWEKGTIFNHEVDEAISNVGSPNTRPMPRSNSETNFQHLQNIPNISLNETSPQDPSETKSSTSLFSPQAQHLYHKSDLELNSPISDESLLRPKDRMETLRSASADNIRLMTEQSSMLDDMSALNLQLDNGISAEPEDQWESKLRVFRYLTDPNFATSNFELAIILITTPIVFFLTLIIPLHYSSMSGSNFFKAAYYCQCAFSPFLTLLLVQREFNIWLFTLGLIVSCILLLMFFKWKLTVKEKYISLFGFVLSISSISFVVGLVLDILTNWAETFNLSEAILGLTVFAWGNSIGDLVSNVTFTRIGVLEIALGSCFGSPLLYFLFGVGVDGMLVLLQREYPEGTAIWSRHIDFDVNRGLVFNCIGIVIAFGIFIFVVPLNNWKLDKRVGCLLLFLYGIITTINVYFELNK; encoded by the coding sequence TGTTCATATCTGACAGGATTTCTGGGATGACTCTTCTAGCCTTGGGAAATGCTATACCTGATATCACTAGTACATACAAGGCCATGAAAAGGGGCACAACCACACTTGCGATTGGTGAGTCTTTAGGTgccattttctttctattgACAGTTGTCATTGGCTCGATGTTGTTGGTACGAAATATTAAGCTATCAACACCGCCTGAAAGTATGCCTTTAAATTTTGGGACCGAACCGGACGGTCTTGACATTTGGGATACAATCTATTACAATCGCCGACAGTTTCTAAGGGATTTATTCATGTTCGTGTTCCTAATACTGATGAACATCTTTCTTCTACGGGATGGGAAACTAGCATTTTGGGAATGCTTTCTGATGTGTGTGGCTTACTGCGTATATGCCACATActtgataatttcaacaagGCACTCAGATGCATCGAATCTTGATGAGAATATTGAACCACTTGTTATAACAGATCATACAATACATGAAGATACAAATATGGAACGGTTTTTGAGAACTGTACAGGATCGCAGAAAAGAGATTAGAAAGAAGATTAGAAAATATTTACGGAAAAACTATACTGGGTGGGCCAATTTGAAACTCAATGACACTCTTGACCTATGGGAGAAAGGCACCATTTTCAACCATGAGGTTGATGAAGCTATTAGTAATGTTGGATCACCGAATACTAGACCAATGCCCCGTTCCAACTCAGAAACGAATTTCCagcatcttcaaaatattccTAATATTTCGTTGAACGAAACCAGCCCGCAGGACCCTAGTGAAACAAAATCAAGTACCTCCCTATTCAGTCCACAGGCGCAACATTTATATCATAAATCAGACCTTGAATTGAATTCCCCAATTAGTGATGAGAGCCTTTTGAGACCAAAGGACCGGATGGAGACACTAAGATCAGCCAGTGCAGATAATATACGCTTGATGACGGAACAATCAAGTATGTTGGATGACATGTCTGCATTGAACTTACAACTTGATAACGGAATTTCAGCAGAACCAGAGGATCAGTGGGAGTCCAAGTTAAGGGTGTTCAGATATCTAACTGATCCAAATTTTGCGACTTCGAATTTCGAACTAGCAATAATTCTCATCACCACACcaattgttttctttctgaCTCTTATAATACCCCTTCACTATTCGTCAATGTCAGGGAGTaactttttcaaagctGCGTACTATTGTCAGTGTGCATTCTCCCCGTTCTTGACTCTTCTGTTGGTACAACGTGAATTTAACATTTGGTTATTTACTCTTGGCTTAATTGTATCCTGTATTTTACTTTTgatgttcttcaaatggAAACTAACGGTCAAGGAAAAATATATCTCTTTATTTGgatttgttctttcaatttcttccataTCATTTGTTGTTGGGTTGGTGCTTGACATTTTAACGAATTGGGCGGAGACGTTCAATCTCTCAGAAGCTATACTTGGTTTGACAGTTTTTGCGTGGGGAAATTCTATTGGTGATTTGGTCTCTAATGTCACATTCACCAGAATTGGAGTATTGGAGATTGCATTGGGTTCCTGTTTTGGTAGCCCTCTACTATATTTCCTATTTGGTGTTGGTGTAGATGGCATGCTCGTCCTTCTTCAGAGGGAATACCCTGAAGGTACAGCAATATGGAGTAGGCACATAGATTTCGATGTTAATCGTGGACTAGTCTTCAATTGTATCGGCATAGTCATAGCGTTTGGcatatttatttttgtgGTCCCCCTAAATAATTGGAAGTTAGACAAGAGAGTTGGCTGTTTACTCTTATTCCTATATGGAATTATCACTACTATAAACGTctattttgaattgaataagTGA